Proteins encoded by one window of Chryseobacterium aquaeductus:
- a CDS encoding sensor histidine kinase: MEIKKLNIIITLGLVAIIGILVAQLLWTQQAYNLEDKKFNQKVNIALLEVVEKLSGGKNSFTKSPIQNIANDYYVVNINNEFHPTVLEHYLNTEFNRFQINTNYAYAIYNCHSDKMIYGKYISPGEEDSKKMAINFPKHENLTYYFSIRFPDKTTYLISSLRFWYLLTFALIIILLVYVYSIYTIIQQKKFSELQRDFINNMTHEFKTPLSSILLASEFLNKQDVIKENSKLQTYTSIIIDQSHKLNSHIEKILNIARNDAYVLSLNPQKVVLLPFIQEIVNTIKQKNENLEIELDIDADLYVNADEFHFNNIIYNILDNSIKYCETHPKIIISSNKDSKGLYLKFKDNGIGISSKDIPHIFDKFYRVTTKKSDEINGFGLGLFYVKKIVQQHHWKISVENNTDKGITTTLFFPSKKNKA; this comes from the coding sequence ATGGAAATAAAAAAACTCAATATCATTATCACTCTCGGTCTTGTTGCGATTATCGGTATTTTGGTCGCACAGCTTTTATGGACGCAGCAGGCGTATAATCTTGAGGATAAAAAATTTAATCAGAAGGTGAATATTGCCCTTTTGGAGGTAGTAGAAAAATTGTCCGGCGGTAAAAATTCTTTTACCAAAAGCCCGATACAAAATATTGCCAACGATTATTATGTAGTCAACATCAATAACGAGTTTCATCCTACAGTTCTTGAGCATTATCTGAATACGGAATTTAACCGTTTTCAGATTAATACGAATTACGCATATGCAATCTACAATTGCCATAGTGACAAAATGATCTATGGAAAATATATTTCGCCTGGTGAAGAAGATTCTAAAAAAATGGCCATCAACTTTCCTAAACACGAAAATCTCACCTATTATTTCTCGATCCGTTTTCCTGATAAAACGACTTATCTCATCAGCTCTCTCAGGTTTTGGTATTTGCTGACTTTTGCATTGATCATCATTCTGCTTGTATACGTCTATTCCATTTATACGATTATTCAGCAAAAAAAATTCTCAGAACTTCAGAGAGATTTTATTAATAACATGACCCATGAGTTTAAAACTCCACTATCATCTATTCTCTTGGCTTCAGAATTTCTCAACAAACAGGATGTTATCAAAGAAAATTCTAAACTACAGACTTACACCTCAATTATCATTGATCAAAGCCATAAACTAAATAGCCATATCGAGAAAATATTAAATATTGCTAGAAACGATGCGTACGTTTTATCATTAAACCCACAAAAAGTTGTACTTCTTCCTTTTATTCAGGAAATCGTAAATACGATAAAGCAGAAAAATGAAAACCTCGAGATTGAATTGGATATTGATGCTGACTTGTACGTAAATGCAGATGAATTTCACTTCAACAACATAATTTATAATATCTTAGATAATTCTATAAAATACTGTGAGACCCATCCTAAGATTATAATTTCTTCAAATAAAGATTCAAAAGGTTTATATTTAAAGTTTAAAGATAACGGAATCGGTATATCCTCTAAAGATATTCCTCATATTTTTGATAAATTTTATAGGGTAACCACGAAAAAAAGTGATGAAATAAACGGTTTCGGACTAGGATTATTTTACGTAAAAAAAATCGTGCAGCAACATCATTGGAAAATTTCAGTTGAAAACAATACTGATAAGGGAATCACCACTACTCTGTTTTTCCCATCTAAAAAAAACAAGGCATAA
- a CDS encoding response regulator transcription factor, translated as MEKPRILYAEDDKTIAFLIQDSLEVYYEIEHFADGKSALKAFDTQSFDICLLDIMMPEINGFDLAKHIRSKNSEIPIIFISAKALKEDRIKGLKIGADDYLVKPFSIEELILKIEIFLKRSKKTSSALEKYTVGKYNFNPKNYTLQDTENTISLTQRESDLLLYFINHKNTVLKRQDILKAIWGDDDYFMGRSLDVFISRLRKILAEQENISIENLHGIGFRFSEK; from the coding sequence ATGGAAAAACCTAGAATTTTATATGCAGAAGACGATAAAACCATAGCTTTCCTCATTCAAGACAGCTTGGAGGTTTATTATGAAATTGAACATTTTGCAGATGGAAAATCGGCATTGAAAGCATTTGACACTCAAAGTTTTGACATTTGTTTGCTCGATATTATGATGCCGGAAATTAATGGATTTGATTTAGCAAAACACATCCGAAGTAAAAACTCAGAAATTCCTATTATTTTTATTTCAGCAAAAGCTTTAAAAGAAGACAGAATAAAAGGGCTTAAAATTGGTGCTGATGATTATCTGGTAAAACCTTTCAGTATCGAAGAACTGATCTTAAAAATTGAAATTTTCTTAAAACGCTCAAAAAAAACCTCTTCTGCACTAGAAAAATATACTGTTGGAAAATATAATTTTAATCCAAAAAATTATACGCTGCAAGATACAGAAAACACCATTTCTCTTACCCAGAGAGAATCTGATTTGCTCCTATATTTTATTAACCACAAAAACACGGTATTAAAAAGACAAGATATTTTAAAAGCAATCTGGGGAGACGACGATTATTTTATGGGACGTAGTTTGGATGTTTTTATTTCCAGATTACGGAAAATATTGGCAGAACAAGAGAATATTTCTATAGAAAATCTACATGGAATTGGTTTCAGGTTTTCTGAAAAATAA
- a CDS encoding aldo/keto reductase, whose protein sequence is MKLNQVKLGNQGLIIPNIGLGCMGMTGFGDADMYGKTDEKEAIATIHRSLELGGNFLDTADLYGPFTNEQLIAKAIEGNRQKYILATKFGWEIDDNEQVTWKINGTKDYVKKSVERSLKNLKTDYIDLYYMHRLDKNTPIEETVEAMYELVKEGKIGYIGLSEVSSESVKKAHAIHPITAVQSEYSLFERTVEEKGVIKTLNELEIGFVAYSPLGRGFLSGNIKTMNDLPENDFRRGIPRFQEQFFHKNIELVEAIENLAKEKEITSSQLALAWIISKGIVPIPGTKRRKYVEQNIEASKIVLSESDLQKLESIVPLGTDTGAPYDEFSMGLLDY, encoded by the coding sequence ATGAAATTGAATCAGGTAAAATTAGGAAATCAAGGTCTTATCATTCCGAATATCGGTTTGGGATGCATGGGAATGACGGGTTTTGGTGATGCAGATATGTATGGCAAAACTGACGAGAAAGAAGCGATTGCAACTATTCACCGTTCTTTGGAATTGGGCGGAAATTTTCTCGACACAGCAGATTTGTACGGGCCTTTTACAAATGAACAGCTAATTGCTAAAGCTATAGAAGGCAATCGTCAAAAATATATTCTTGCAACGAAATTTGGCTGGGAAATCGATGATAACGAACAGGTTACGTGGAAAATCAACGGCACTAAAGATTATGTGAAAAAATCGGTTGAACGTTCTCTGAAAAATTTAAAAACAGATTACATCGACTTGTACTACATGCATCGTCTGGATAAAAATACGCCCATTGAAGAAACTGTGGAAGCGATGTATGAATTGGTAAAAGAAGGAAAAATTGGTTATATCGGTCTTTCCGAAGTGTCTTCTGAATCTGTAAAAAAAGCGCATGCCATTCATCCGATTACGGCAGTTCAAAGTGAATATTCTTTGTTTGAAAGAACGGTAGAAGAAAAAGGTGTTATCAAAACCCTGAACGAACTCGAAATTGGTTTTGTTGCCTATTCTCCGCTTGGAAGAGGATTTTTGTCAGGAAACATCAAAACAATGAATGATTTGCCGGAAAATGATTTCCGAAGAGGAATTCCGCGTTTTCAGGAACAGTTTTTTCATAAAAATATTGAACTCGTTGAAGCAATTGAAAATCTGGCAAAAGAAAAAGAAATCACATCATCTCAACTGGCTTTAGCCTGGATTATCAGCAAAGGAATTGTGCCAATCCCGGGAACGAAACGCAGAAAATATGTTGAACAGAATATTGAGGCAAGTAAAATCGTTTTAAGTGAATCTGATCTTCAGAAACTGGAAAGTATTGTACCTTTGGGAACGGATACCGGTGCTCCTTACGATGAATTCAGTATGGGACTTTTGGATTATTAA
- a CDS encoding helix-turn-helix domain-containing protein has protein sequence MNTIQSISAFHRLLSLPEPKHPMVSVINLSESVFLEDEVWKGFVSRYYCVALKRNATGKMKYGQQHYDYDKGVLSFTAPNQVQYLDLKTMDCDSKGYLLIFHEDFLLKQPLATTMSSYGFFSYAVNEALHLSEGEENDLLEILNKIDKECQHIDQHTQEIILSQIELLLNYSKRFYERQFITRKSGSHHLLAKFETYLNDYFDKESSERGLLTVQQIAEAMNLSPNYLSDLLRIQTGQNTQQHIHEKLISKAKEKLSTTELSVSEIAYELGFEHSQSFSTLFKKKTKMSPMEFRQSFN, from the coding sequence ATGAACACGATACAATCTATTTCAGCTTTTCACAGATTGCTTTCGCTTCCGGAACCGAAACATCCGATGGTGAGTGTCATCAATCTTTCCGAAAGTGTTTTCCTGGAAGATGAGGTATGGAAAGGTTTCGTAAGCAGATATTATTGCGTTGCTTTAAAACGAAATGCCACCGGAAAAATGAAATACGGACAGCAGCATTACGATTACGATAAAGGTGTTTTGAGTTTTACGGCACCCAACCAAGTTCAGTATCTCGATTTGAAGACAATGGATTGTGACAGTAAAGGTTATTTGCTGATTTTTCACGAAGATTTTCTTTTGAAACAACCTTTGGCAACTACAATGTCGTCTTACGGATTTTTCTCTTATGCCGTGAACGAGGCGTTGCATTTGTCTGAAGGTGAGGAAAATGATTTGCTTGAAATTCTGAATAAAATCGATAAAGAATGTCAGCATATCGATCAACATACGCAAGAAATTATCTTGTCTCAGATTGAATTGTTGCTGAATTATTCGAAAAGATTTTATGAGCGTCAGTTTATTACAAGAAAAAGTGGGAGTCATCATCTTTTAGCAAAATTTGAAACCTATCTGAATGACTATTTTGATAAAGAATCTTCCGAAAGAGGACTTTTAACCGTTCAACAAATTGCCGAAGCGATGAATCTTTCACCGAATTATCTGAGCGATCTTCTGAGAATTCAGACCGGACAAAATACGCAGCAGCATATTCACGAAAAGCTCATCAGCAAAGCAAAAGAAAAACTATCAACCACAGAATTGTCTGTAAGTGAAATTGCTTATGAATTGGGATTTGAGCATTCGCAGTCTTTCAGCACACTTTTCAAAAAGAAAACGAAGATGTCGCCGATGGAATTTCGACAGTCTTTTAATTAA
- a CDS encoding dihydroorotase, with protein MKILIKNVKIVNEGQVIESDILIENDLISKIDSNISEEADQIIDAAGKYLLPGIIDDQVHFRDPGLTHKGDIETESKAAIAGGITSFIDQPNTVPNAVTQELLADKYNIASQKAYANYGFMMGGTNDNLDEVLKTNPRNVPGIKLFLGSSTGNMLVDNPETLENIFSNTKMLIAVHCEDEAMIKSNTQKYVDEYGEDIPVKFHHLIRSEEACYKSSSKAVELAQKTGARLHVFHLSTAKEMELFRNDIPLKDKKITAEVCVHHLTFTNEDYDTKGGLIKWNPAVKTQKDKDGLWEALLDDRIDVIATDHAPHTWEEKQNTYLKCPSGAPLVQHSLVVMLENYINGKISLEKIVEKMCHNPAILFRVEKRGFVKVGYKADLVLVDLNENWTVAKENILYKCGWSPLEGTEFHSKVTHTFVNGNLVFDNGKLNEEKFGERLLFEVQE; from the coding sequence ATGAAAATCCTGATAAAAAACGTAAAAATCGTCAACGAAGGACAAGTTATTGAAAGTGATATTCTCATCGAAAATGATTTAATTTCTAAAATAGATTCCAATATTTCTGAAGAAGCAGACCAGATTATTGATGCTGCCGGAAAATATTTGTTGCCCGGAATTATTGATGATCAAGTGCATTTCCGTGATCCGGGATTAACGCACAAAGGCGACATCGAAACCGAATCAAAGGCGGCAATTGCTGGTGGAATCACCAGTTTTATCGATCAACCCAATACGGTTCCGAATGCTGTTACTCAGGAATTATTAGCTGATAAATACAACATTGCTTCTCAAAAAGCTTACGCAAATTACGGTTTTATGATGGGCGGAACGAATGATAATCTGGATGAAGTCTTAAAGACAAACCCAAGAAATGTTCCCGGAATCAAATTGTTTTTAGGTTCATCCACAGGAAATATGCTGGTCGACAATCCCGAAACTCTGGAAAATATATTCAGCAATACCAAAATGCTGATTGCAGTTCATTGCGAAGATGAAGCCATGATCAAAAGCAATACTCAGAAATACGTGGACGAATATGGTGAAGATATTCCAGTGAAATTTCATCATTTAATAAGAAGCGAAGAAGCTTGTTACAAATCATCTTCAAAAGCTGTTGAACTGGCGCAGAAAACCGGTGCAAGACTTCACGTTTTCCATTTATCAACTGCAAAAGAAATGGAACTTTTCAGAAATGATATTCCTTTAAAAGATAAAAAAATTACGGCTGAAGTTTGTGTTCATCACCTCACTTTTACGAATGAAGATTATGATACAAAAGGCGGATTGATAAAATGGAATCCCGCCGTGAAAACTCAAAAAGATAAAGACGGACTTTGGGAAGCTTTGTTGGATGACAGAATTGATGTAATTGCGACCGACCATGCGCCTCACACTTGGGAAGAAAAGCAGAATACCTATTTGAAATGTCCTTCAGGAGCACCTTTGGTTCAGCATTCTTTGGTCGTGATGCTGGAAAATTATATCAACGGCAAAATTTCACTGGAAAAAATCGTTGAAAAAATGTGTCATAACCCAGCGATTCTATTCAGAGTTGAGAAAAGAGGTTTTGTAAAAGTGGGCTACAAAGCAGATTTGGTTTTGGTAGATTTAAATGAAAACTGGACGGTTGCCAAAGAAAACATCCTTTACAAATGCGGATGGAGTCCACTGGAAGGAACGGAGTTCCACTCAAAAGTTACGCATACTTTTGTCAACGGAAATCTGGTTTTTGACAATGGAAAATTGAATGAAGAAAAATTCGGAGAGCGTTTGCTTTTTGAAGTTCAGGAATAA
- a CDS encoding lipopolysaccharide biosynthesis protein: MYKKLFGQTAVYGLSSVLVRIFPFLIAPIVTKAFGPTASSPFVDWYSIAGVITVFLTHGMETSFFRFAQESNIDKKTLVSTSALSILGIGFIYLILGYVFRQDLANAFETPDQVNYLVIFLFILSFDAFATIPSAVLRLEGKPILYTISKVAGSLVYYFLVVFFIKWLPNYPNGILGLKYDPEIGVGYVFIANLVQSIITLAIVGKEFVNFSFGKFDFKLWKRIMNYSWPVMVAGLAGIINQTLDRQFLKYLLPKEEAKHQIGVYGAVYKIATFITVFRQAYQLGIEPYFFSSFKDKNNHKTYAVLMDVFVICNCLIYIGLMVNLQWISEKYLNNPLYYEGIEIIPFVMLGALFLGIYLNLSIWYKLSDQTRVGLYISLIGAAITIFINFTFIPNYGYWASAFAALITYTSMMIISYIWGKIQYPIHYNVQKIVIYLSLSIAISMVSFYFFRDNYFIGNGLYLLFIAFLAYNERMMINKILRRS, translated from the coding sequence TTGTACAAGAAATTATTTGGGCAAACTGCGGTATATGGACTGAGTTCTGTATTGGTAAGAATTTTCCCCTTTCTCATTGCGCCTATTGTAACGAAAGCATTTGGTCCCACTGCATCTTCACCCTTTGTAGATTGGTATTCTATTGCTGGTGTGATAACCGTTTTTTTAACCCACGGGATGGAAACTTCTTTTTTCCGATTTGCACAGGAAAGCAATATTGATAAGAAAACTTTGGTTTCCACTTCCGCACTTAGTATTTTGGGAATTGGTTTCATTTATCTTATTTTAGGATATGTTTTCAGACAAGATCTTGCCAATGCTTTTGAAACGCCGGATCAGGTAAATTATTTGGTGATCTTTCTTTTCATTCTTTCTTTTGATGCTTTTGCTACAATTCCTTCGGCAGTTTTACGGCTTGAGGGAAAACCGATTCTCTATACCATTTCAAAAGTTGCAGGATCTCTGGTTTATTATTTTTTGGTGGTATTTTTTATTAAATGGCTTCCAAATTATCCTAACGGGATTTTAGGGTTAAAATACGATCCAGAAATCGGTGTAGGATATGTTTTCATTGCAAATTTGGTACAGAGCATTATTACTTTGGCTATTGTTGGAAAAGAATTTGTCAACTTCAGCTTTGGTAAATTTGATTTTAAACTCTGGAAAAGAATTATGAATTACTCTTGGCCGGTTATGGTTGCCGGACTTGCCGGAATCATCAATCAGACTTTAGACAGGCAATTTTTAAAATATTTGCTTCCGAAAGAAGAGGCAAAACATCAGATTGGAGTTTACGGAGCAGTTTATAAAATCGCAACATTTATTACGGTTTTTCGCCAAGCATACCAGTTGGGAATTGAGCCTTATTTTTTCTCGAGCTTTAAAGATAAAAACAATCACAAAACCTACGCAGTTTTAATGGATGTATTTGTGATTTGCAATTGCTTAATTTATATCGGATTGATGGTAAATCTGCAGTGGATTTCAGAAAAATATCTTAACAATCCATTGTATTATGAAGGAATTGAAATCATTCCTTTTGTTATGCTGGGTGCTTTGTTTTTAGGCATTTATTTAAATCTTTCTATTTGGTATAAATTGTCTGATCAGACAAGAGTGGGATTGTACATTTCTCTAATTGGAGCCGCAATTACCATTTTCATTAACTTTACATTCATCCCAAATTACGGATATTGGGCAAGTGCTTTTGCTGCTCTTATTACGTATACCAGCATGATGATAATTTCTTATATTTGGGGAAAAATACAGTATCCAATTCATTATAATGTACAGAAAATCGTGATCTACTTATCATTATCCATCGCAATATCAATGGTATCATTTTACTTTTTCAGGGATAATTATTTTATAGGAAACGGATTATATCTTTTATTCATAGCGTTTCTCGCTTATAACGAAAGAATGATGATTAATAAAATACTGAGGAGATCTTAA
- a CDS encoding sugar phosphate nucleotidyltransferase, translating to MKIIVPMAGRGSRLRPHTLTVPKPLIPIAGRPIVQRLVEDIAKVCGEKIEEVAFIIGDFGDEVEKSLLQIAERLGAKGSIYHQQEALGTAHAIKCAEDSMQGNVVVAFADTLFRADFTLDTQSDGVIWVKSVEDPSAFGVVKLDGQGFITDFIEKPETFVSDLAIIGIYYFNSAEKLMDEINYIISNDIKNGGEYQLTLALENLKAKGAKFSAGQVNDWMDCGNKNATVETNCKILEYEKEEMSTFASTSFVENSLIIPPCFIGENVRISNSKIGPGVSVGNNTVIINSNIENSLIQENTKINHGNLSNSMIGNSAQYFGVAREISLGDYSVLDFLNKA from the coding sequence ATGAAAATTATTGTTCCAATGGCTGGGCGTGGTTCCAGATTACGTCCGCATACTTTAACAGTTCCAAAACCTCTTATACCAATTGCAGGAAGACCGATCGTACAGAGATTAGTAGAAGATATTGCAAAGGTTTGTGGTGAGAAAATAGAAGAAGTAGCCTTTATTATAGGAGATTTCGGTGACGAAGTAGAAAAATCTCTTCTTCAGATTGCCGAAAGATTGGGAGCAAAAGGAAGTATTTATCATCAGCAGGAAGCCTTAGGAACGGCGCATGCCATCAAGTGTGCTGAAGATTCTATGCAGGGAAATGTAGTTGTAGCTTTTGCTGATACTCTTTTTCGTGCAGATTTTACGCTGGACACGCAGTCTGATGGTGTAATTTGGGTAAAAAGCGTTGAAGATCCTTCTGCATTTGGTGTTGTAAAACTGGATGGACAAGGTTTCATCACTGATTTTATTGAAAAACCGGAAACATTTGTCTCTGATCTTGCAATCATCGGAATCTATTATTTCAATTCTGCCGAAAAACTGATGGATGAGATCAACTATATTATCTCTAACGACATCAAAAATGGCGGAGAATATCAATTGACGCTCGCACTTGAAAACCTGAAAGCGAAAGGTGCAAAATTCAGTGCAGGACAAGTAAATGACTGGATGGATTGTGGAAACAAAAACGCAACTGTAGAGACAAATTGTAAAATCCTAGAATACGAAAAAGAGGAAATGTCAACTTTTGCGTCAACGTCTTTTGTTGAAAATTCTTTAATTATTCCGCCTTGTTTTATTGGTGAGAATGTGAGAATTTCAAACTCAAAAATTGGCCCGGGAGTTTCTGTTGGAAATAACACAGTGATCATTAATTCTAATATTGAAAACTCTTTGATTCAGGAGAACACAAAAATCAACCACGGAAACCTTTCCAATTCAATGATCGGTAATTCTGCTCAGTATTTCGGAGTTGCCAGAGAGATTTCTTTAGGAGATTATTCAGTTTTAGATTTTCTTAATAAAGCGTAA
- a CDS encoding DUF4292 domain-containing protein — MKKWIPLLLATLVVISCKTKKNAMQNASENDSIIVENSDSKNPIDAGKNISDRLSFYENIYIHPKFENIKISSKITADNIRVSPLDATIYIESDKKIWSNINFLFFNAARAIITPEGIKAVDKYNKNYIDSDFEYLNNLLNINFIDYKTLEKILTGRTFLAVSDRNSRITKNMEGYQLASIVNQKIVTNDLEREYKINMRYSNDYDLIYVKLQDVKTDDAVEIVYDQWESFENNLRLPQSVKIIIKGSKTSQILLENTKFGFNKMETPYSVPANYKKIEIK; from the coding sequence ATGAAAAAGTGGATTCCGTTATTGCTTGCTACGTTGGTTGTAATTTCATGTAAAACCAAAAAAAATGCGATGCAAAACGCTTCTGAAAATGACAGTATCATAGTAGAAAATTCAGACAGTAAAAACCCGATAGATGCCGGAAAAAACATTTCAGATAGATTGAGTTTTTACGAAAACATTTACATCCACCCGAAGTTTGAAAACATCAAAATAAGTAGCAAAATCACTGCAGACAATATCAGAGTAAGTCCGTTGGATGCTACGATTTATATTGAAAGTGATAAAAAAATATGGTCAAATATCAACTTTCTTTTTTTCAATGCGGCACGAGCCATTATTACTCCGGAAGGCATTAAAGCCGTTGATAAATACAACAAAAACTATATAGATTCCGATTTTGAATATTTAAATAACTTACTGAACATCAATTTTATAGATTATAAAACTTTAGAAAAAATTCTTACAGGCCGTACATTTTTGGCGGTAAGCGACAGGAATTCCAGGATTACGAAAAACATGGAAGGTTATCAACTCGCATCTATAGTCAATCAAAAAATCGTAACCAATGATCTGGAGCGAGAGTATAAAATTAATATGCGGTACTCTAATGATTATGATTTAATTTACGTTAAATTGCAAGATGTAAAAACCGATGACGCTGTAGAAATCGTATATGATCAGTGGGAGAGCTTTGAGAATAATCTCAGATTACCACAAAGTGTTAAAATAATTATAAAAGGTTCGAAAACAAGTCAGATTTTACTAGAAAACACGAAATTTGGCTTCAATAAAATGGAAACACCTTATTCAGTTCCAGCCAATTATAAGAAAATTGAGATTAAATGA
- a CDS encoding murein hydrolase activator EnvC family protein, whose translation MIKKFSFLVGILLFSLHFGQKKEQLQQQNAELKKQIAKINADLAKTRNESKLSVSYLTSVNEKLALREKVYNNTQKEKRFIEDEIYLRQLEINRQNRELAVLRKNYSQVLVNAYKNKGVQNKVTFILSSKGFGEALRRVQYLKQYSDYQDKKASEITNAAVELKKSVEKKRRSAAEKENLLVNQQKDLTTISAERKQKEQLVNEFKKNENKLAGELKQKQTQSKALEGQIRSIIAEEIRRAKAEEESRKKAEAEKIRLAKIAADREKARIDAENKARAEALERERKLAEAEAKKAADFAAKRAEEERKRNEAAAKNEATERDETRKIAAKKASDEAALRSREAATKLAAAKAAEAALEKKTDADKKAAETKAMTNYGVSTSAGNSFAANKGRLAMPAYGTITHRFGRQPHPVFKNIVEENNGIKISVAKGTNAKAVFPGTVSSVMPASDGTKTVLIKHGDYFSIYSNLSTNTVSKGQQVSVGTSVGMVAQDFDGSFTLDFQIWRGDTPVDPLGWVSN comes from the coding sequence ATGATTAAAAAATTTAGCTTTTTAGTAGGTATCTTACTGTTCTCCTTGCACTTTGGTCAAAAAAAAGAGCAATTGCAACAACAAAATGCCGAGCTTAAAAAACAAATTGCAAAAATAAATGCTGATTTAGCAAAAACAAGAAATGAGTCTAAGCTTTCTGTATCATATCTTACAAGCGTTAATGAAAAATTAGCATTACGGGAAAAAGTATACAACAACACGCAGAAGGAAAAAAGATTTATTGAAGACGAAATTTATCTTCGTCAGCTAGAAATCAACAGACAAAACCGTGAGCTGGCAGTTTTAAGAAAAAACTATTCACAGGTTTTGGTAAATGCTTATAAAAACAAAGGAGTGCAGAATAAAGTCACATTTATTCTCTCTTCAAAAGGTTTTGGGGAAGCTTTAAGAAGAGTGCAGTACCTTAAACAATATTCCGATTATCAAGATAAAAAAGCTTCTGAGATTACTAATGCAGCTGTAGAACTAAAAAAATCTGTAGAGAAAAAAAGAAGATCTGCGGCAGAAAAGGAGAATCTATTGGTAAACCAGCAGAAAGACCTAACAACTATAAGTGCTGAACGAAAACAGAAAGAGCAGTTGGTGAATGAATTTAAGAAAAATGAAAATAAGCTTGCCGGCGAATTAAAGCAAAAGCAAACTCAATCTAAAGCGCTTGAAGGGCAAATAAGATCTATTATTGCTGAAGAAATTCGAAGAGCAAAAGCGGAAGAAGAATCTAGAAAGAAAGCAGAAGCAGAAAAAATACGTTTGGCGAAGATAGCTGCTGACAGGGAAAAAGCTAGAATTGACGCAGAAAATAAGGCGAGAGCTGAAGCACTTGAAAGAGAAAGAAAATTAGCAGAGGCAGAAGCTAAAAAAGCAGCAGATTTTGCAGCAAAGAGAGCTGAAGAAGAAAGGAAAAGAAATGAGGCTGCCGCTAAAAATGAGGCTACTGAAAGAGACGAGACCAGAAAAATCGCAGCTAAAAAAGCATCTGACGAGGCAGCTTTACGATCCAGAGAAGCCGCCACAAAATTAGCAGCAGCAAAAGCAGCGGAAGCGGCACTAGAGAAGAAAACAGACGCAGATAAAAAAGCTGCAGAAACAAAGGCAATGACCAATTATGGTGTATCAACATCAGCAGGAAATAGCTTTGCGGCAAACAAAGGAAGGCTTGCGATGCCTGCATACGGTACAATTACTCACCGATTTGGCAGACAACCGCATCCTGTTTTTAAGAATATTGTTGAAGAAAATAACGGAATTAAAATTTCTGTAGCGAAAGGCACCAACGCAAAAGCGGTGTTCCCTGGAACAGTTTCTTCGGTAATGCCAGCGTCTGACGGAACAAAAACGGTTTTGATAAAACATGGAGATTATTTCTCTATCTATTCAAATCTTAGCACAAATACAGTATCTAAAGGTCAACAAGTTTCTGTGGGAACCTCTGTAGGTATGGTCGCTCAGGATTTTGACGGATCATTTACCTTAGATTTCCAGATTTGGAGAGGAGACACACCAGTAGATCCATTAGGTTGGGTTTCAAATTAA
- a CDS encoding twin-arginine translocase TatA/TatE family subunit has product MYTLTILSLSWQHLLIVAIILLILFGGKKIPEMMRGLGSGIKEFKDSVKEEDKPVTKTENPSSNTTTNTGH; this is encoded by the coding sequence ATGTATACACTTACAATACTGTCATTATCTTGGCAACATTTATTGATCGTAGCGATCATTCTGCTTATTCTTTTCGGAGGAAAAAAAATTCCGGAAATGATGAGAGGTCTAGGATCTGGAATTAAAGAATTTAAAGATTCTGTGAAAGAAGAGGACAAGCCAGTTACAAAAACTGAAAATCCTAGTTCAAATACAACCACTAATACTGGACACTAA